In one Culex quinquefasciatus strain JHB chromosome 2, VPISU_Cqui_1.0_pri_paternal, whole genome shotgun sequence genomic region, the following are encoded:
- the LOC6049613 gene encoding reticulocalbin-2 yields the protein MNLQVFLLLAGTVLGLSVAATTHKHSHTAGGGAKERLEDGSYAPRDSHHMDGVGEHHSEFDHEAILGSVKEAEEFDNLSPEESKKRLAVLVTRMDLNHDEFVDRHELKAWILRSFKSLAEEESADRFEDIDTNGDDIITWEEYYADTYGMESDDDEDGERQFDPTKEEEKKLIADDKEMFEAADENKDGKLDSAEFVLFMSPEEFPQMFSVVLKQTLRNKDANGDGKIDFQEYAAEQSRNHDKEWLITEKDRFDNDYDKDGDGYLNGNEILSWILPSNDEVAEDEVGHLFASTDDNHDDRLSYKEIIDNYDIFVGSEATDYGDHLQNIHHFDDEL from the exons ATGAACCTGCAGGTGTTTCTGCTGCTAGCCGGGACCGTCCTGGGTCTTTCGGTGGCGGCCACAACCCACAAGCACTCGCACACTGCCGGCGGAGGGGCCAAGGAGCGCCTCGAGGATGGAAGCTACGCCCCGCGGGATTCGCACCACATGGACGGGGTAGGCGAGCACCACTCCGAGTTTGACCACGAGGCAATTTTGGGCAGTGTGAAGGAGGCGGAAGAGTTTGACAATCTGTCACCGGAAGAGTCGAAGAAGCGGCTGGCCGTGCTGGTCACCCGGATGGACTTGAACCATGACGAGTTTGTCGACAGGCATGAGTTGAAGGCGTGGATTTTGAGGTCGTTCAAGAGTTTGGCGGAGGAGGAATCTGCGGATAGGTTTGAGGACATTGATACCAACGGGGACGACATCATCACCTGGGAGGAATACTACGCGGATACTTACGGGATGGAGAGTGACGACGATGAGGACGGCGAGCGGCAGTTCGATCCGACCAAGGAGGAGGAGAAGAAGCTGATTGCCGACGACAAGGAAATGTTCGAGGCCGCCGACGAAAACAAGGACGGAAAGCTGGACTCGGCGGAGTTTGTCCTGTTCATGTCGCCGGAGGAGTTCCCGCAGATGTTTTCCGTGGTGCTGAAGCAAACCTTGCGCAATAAGGACGCGAACGGGGACGGCAAGATTGACTTCCAAGAGTACGCCGCGGAGCAGTCCCGCAACCATGACAAGGAGTGGCTGATAACGGAGAAGGACCGGTTTGACAACGATTATGACAAGGACGGTGATGGCTATCTGAACGGGAATGAAATTCTGTCCTGGATTTTGCCTAGCAATGA CGAAGTGGCAGAGGACGAAGTGGGCCACCTCTTTGCGTCCACAGACGACAACCACGACGATCGTCTCTCGTACAAGGAAATCATCGACAACTACGACATCTTTGTGGGCAGCGAAGCCACCGATTACGGTGATCATCTGCAGAACATTCACCACTTTGATGACGAGCTGTAA